A stretch of DNA from Triticum dicoccoides isolate Atlit2015 ecotype Zavitan chromosome 2A, WEW_v2.0, whole genome shotgun sequence:
GATGGCGCTTAGGGGCACAGATTTTGTTCTTGGGAGGTTTGGTGGCAATTGAGCTCCACTATAATAGTTTCTGGCTGTGAACATACAGTCCGGGCTGCTCTCGGTGCACAGGGCCCTTTGGGCTCCTGGGCTCGGACACACTTGGTTACTCATGCCTGGATGCTGATCGGTGCTTGCTGTGCCAGGGCTGATTGCTGTGCCAGGGCTTCGCTGGCAAGTCGGTACACGGAAATTGTGGTGCTTACCAACATGGAAAGACTCCAACTTGCTCAGTGTAGGCTTCGTTCTACTTGCTCCATTGGTGTTGTTGTCGAAGTCCAGAGATGGATGAATAGCTCTCTTCAGGTGTGCCATTTTCCGTGCTTTGTACTTGGCCATCTTCACTTCATGCTTTATGTCGAACCCCTTTGACTGATGATCGCTTTCATAATTCTCAGTTGGGCACGACCGCTCCTGGAAAGaactgaagcaaagccgatcagaaAGACCTCTTCTACCCATCTTTGGGAACCCATTCAGGCGTATGGGTTCCTTGTCTTTGACATGTTGCTCTTTTTGAGCGCCTCCATCATCAGAGCTGCCCCCTGAGTCATGCAAACCAGATTCCTCTTCATCGGCAGCTTGGAATGTGATCTCTTCAAACCTTCCATGCAGTTCCGCGCATCGGCAACCACGAGAAGTCGACGACATGTAGTCAAAAAGCGAACCACATGACGACACATTGGACCCACAGTTATGGCAGTATGCAGCGTCTGGAGCTTCCTCTATGCCTGGACCGGCCATCCAGTCTGGCACCAATGCACTAAGCTCGCCATCGATCATCTCAGCGATACGAGTAACCTCATGGTCAGTTATGTCCAGCTCGCCTATCATCTCAGTTGCCACACTTAATGCAGTATCAGCCTCAACATCAAATGGAAAATAGATGTTGCGTACCCGGCCTGCAAATATCAGAAATTAGTTTTCACAAAATATCTGAATTAACATTTTCACACACTGAATTCAACCAAAGAGTTTAGGCATCATAAATTGCGTGTTACCATCATCATCAGTGATTCGTAGTCTGAGGAAGATTCCTCCATCCTCACTTTTTCTCCCTTTGATTGCGATGTCCACAGTGCCAAGAGGCTCATCTTCGTGGCCGTTGAACAGATCAATGCCATCGGCTTTAGTGTCGTCATCTTCAAACTCCGTTGGTGCACCTTCGTCAATGCTTTCTGAGAACCCATTGCTCATCACGGACCCATTACTATAAGCATGCCTTAGGTAGGGCTGCCGAAGGTAATTGTTCAACAGGGTGTAATCCCCATCCCCGGGACACAGAGCCATGCCATCAATGCGCAGGAAAGGGTCATTGAGCAGCTCTCTTGCCGTGAGCCTCTCGGAAGCAGTGGTCAGGCATTTCTCGACAAATTGCCTCACCATTGGATCTTTCACCTTGTACAAAGCTTCAGGCTTAGTACCCTACCAACCAAACCACTAGATGACATCAGTAAAACAATTTCCAACTAGCCACACACCACAATCACAAGAGCTGCAAATGGCTAAAGAGATCCAAGAGGCACTTCTTACAGAGATCACTCTCTTGTAGATCTGCACCGGGTACGAGCATTCGCTATACGGGTACTCAAAGGTGACCATCTCAAGCACGCACATCCCGAAGGAGTATATGTCCACCAGCTCGTTGTATTCCTCGGCGTACACCTCCGGCGCCATGAACTCAGGCGTACCTACCCAAACAATCCGACACGTCCACCTCGTCAAGTTTCCACAGAACCATCGCCATTTCGGATGGACCGTAAAACATTTTTACATGCCAGGTAGCTAATCGGCCGAAGCTTACCTACGCAGTGAACAGCGTGGGACTTGCGGAGGATGGCGGCGAGGCCGAGGTCGCCGATCTTGACCTCGCCCTGGTTACCATTGACGAAGATGTTGTCGCACTTGAGGTCCCGGTGGATGATGGGTGGATTGTGGCTGTGTAGGTACAGCAGGCCGCTGAGGATCTGCCGGCACCAGTCCTTGACCGCCCATATGTTCACCTTTCTGTGCTTCTGCCTGTACCTAATCACCAGCGAATCACAAGCAATCAATTAGGCATACAGAAGAGAAGATACTTCTTTTCTAGAATTGGGCAGAAAGAAAGGAGATTTTCTTTAGATTGAGCGTACAAGGATACACCTTTATTGAGCATTAAAGAGGGCTAGAAGATGAGATTGGTGCGGCTTACTGGCGGAGGGTGCCGGAGGTGAACATCTCGGTGATGAAGTTGATGTGGCGGGCAGAGACGTCGACCCAGGAGGTGTAGAACTTCATGATGTTCTTGTGCTTGAGCGTCTTGAGGAGGTGGATCTCGCAGTAGAGGCGCTCCAGGTCGTCGGGGCACTGCAGGAAGTCGTACAGCTTCACCTGGTTCCACGCCACCTCCATCCCCTGGTACTCGTCGAACGCCCGGTACCTGAAACCAAACCAGCCGCTCGCCGTCAGCAGTCAGCTCAGGCGGCGGGACGGCGGGCAAGAAAGAACCGACAGCAAGCAGCGAGCGAGCGAGCAGAGGACGGCGGATCTTACACGGTCTTGGACGCGCCCTTGCCGAGGACGTCGTTGTACTGCAAGAAGCATGGAGCAAACGGATCAGCGATCTGGCATGGCAGGGAAACGAATCGAGAAACGGCCGCAGGAGGAGGGGaggttgttggtggtggtgggggTGGTGGCGCCGTACCCTTCCGTACCGGCCGGTGGGGTCGAGCTCCGCGTACTCCCCGCAGTCGGCCGCGTTGGCGCTGGCGTTGGCCCTGGCGCCCATCATCCTAGCTCCGGCTCGCTCCGGCCCCGTAACCAGTGCGGCAAGCTCCCGCTCCGCGCCGCCCGGGAGGCAGCTGCTGGCGCGCTGGCGCTGGCGCTGCTAGGAGGAGTGGATAGGGAGTGAGGAGGGGCAGGgggcgggggaggaggagaggaTCGGCGCGGGAGCGAGCGGCCTATTTAGGGAAATGTGGGCACACATGGTGTGTGTGGGCAGCGAGAGAGAGATGGGAAGCAGCCAAGGAGGGAGGCAGGAGGGGGGTGAGGATGATGAGGCTACCCCAAAGCTAAGCTCGGGTTTAGTTAAGATAGATTGGAGTAGATTAGAATTAGATCAACGGAAAGCCAGAGATAACCTCGCTGTTTTTAACCCCACACGAGATGAGATTTACTAAGGCTACGTACGCACCAGGGGTGACAGGATCCTAGATACTGTCGTTGGCTACTCGGGCGAGGCTACAATTCCATCATGACACGGTCAAATCAGCCTCACCCGATGCCAATATACTACTCTAATCCGCAATTATTCGGTGTAGATAAACCAGGCCGGGATCATCATGCGTggcgcctcttcttcttcttctctaaaAGGAACTGGAATTGCATTAGAAAATGCGCAGGCCGGTCCCTGCTTTTTTATTCCTTTCAGAAAAGGCAGCCCGATTTTCCAAGAAAGCACGTTTGGTTTGGACCCAAATGTTGTTCAATCCCATGGCCGAAAACGACGGCTCGCGGAAAAAGTATGGATGGAGAGGCTCAGGGGGGGAGAAACTATGTCGAGAACGGggtgtttttttctttcttttttatcttGTCTTCTACCGGAGAGGGGACGGCTGATTAAAAGGGACGAATGGGCGATCTTGGCGCAGACCGAACAAGAACATGGCAGTGGTAAATTTAATGGGGTTTTGTTTTCTTGTCCTTGACATGGCAAATCTGACTCTTGACTTCGGAGAAGAAAAGGAAATGGTTGGAGAGCGGCCCCTTTGTTTTGCCTGCCCGTTGATGATGAAGCCCTGCTAAATGCTATGCTCCCCCGGCAAACACACTTGGGCCATGGTGGTGCGTGGTGGTCCGTTCTTGTCCATGCAAAATTACTCGAGCCAGACGATGGGAGCGCCGCGAGCACGACAGTGGTATTCTCAACCCAACAGGGTTTAAATCCTGGTACTTGTaatatttttggatttattttttGGATTTTTGATGATATGCGTTTAGTGAAAGGAAACATTTCCATCGACTACGAGATGCCTttggtgacttcgtcaatctcaagataatATGCCGGCTCATTTTTTTAAAGGTGCTCATAGAGGTACAGtctagttgtgtgtgtgtgtgtttttataGAGATGAATGTATGCATGAATATATCAACGTCTGCATTTGTACCGTGTTCTAAAAAAAGACGATGGAAACACCAGGTTCATCTCCATTTCCCAACACGGTGGAGGTTTGTAAGAGCATTTCTAAAAGCGCCCGCCTCGTATAATTCCGGTGACTATGCGGATTTGTCCCGTTTTATGGGCCAGACCAGATACCGTATAGTCGCCTCGGCCCGTAAAACATTTATAGTGGCCCGGACCCCCCTTACCCTCCCTGCGCAGTATATCTACGGGTCCGCGGTCGCTATGCGGGGCGAAACCCTATTCCTCCCGCCGCTGCAAACCTccctttcccctccgatttctcgtCGCCGGCAACCCAAATACGTCGCCCCACTCCGCTACCACCGACAATCTGCCACCATGTGGCGCGAGATGTGGAGCTCCGGTCGCGGCGCCGGCGGTGGCGAGGACCCCGAGCGGAAGCGCTGCGTCGCCGCCGATCCGGCGAGGAAGCGGTCCGCCCGGTGGTATACGAACCGGGGCCTTGAGCCGCCGTCGTCCCTCCTCCGTCgcgagacggaggagtacgtaTATCCGCCGCGTGGGCATATCCTTTGGCGCGGGCATATCCGCCACGTCGGCTAGCTCGCGTATGccgctccgccggtgaagggggagCCGGAAGCGGAGCGGCGGAGCATCGGCGTCGTCGAGGCGGAGGATTTCCTCCCCTTTTTCCGATGCGGACGCCATCGAGGCAGCCATCCTCGCGCGCAATGCgcgggtggaggaggaggaggtgcagtGCTGCCGCCGGGATGCGGAACTCAACGTTGTCATATACGAGCAGGGGCTCGCGAAGGCGCGAGATTTCGACAACAACATggtcgctgttggaaatatgccctagaggcaataataaaagcattattattatatttccttgttcatgataattgtctttattcatgctataattgtgttatccggaaatcgtaatacatgtgtgaataacagacaccaacatgtccctagtaagcctctagttgactagctcgttgatcaacagatagtcatggtttcctgactatggacattggatgtcattgataacgagatcacatcattagaagaatgatgtgatggacaagacccaatcctaaacatagcttaaagatcgtatagttcgtttgctagagtttttccaatgtcaaagtatcttttccttagaccatgagatcgtgtaactcccggataccgtaggagtgctttgggtataccaaacgtcacaacgtaactgggtgactataaaggtagactacgggtatctccgaaagtgtctgttgggttgacacggatcaagactgggatttgtcactccgtatgacggagaggtatcactgggcccactcggtaatgcatcatcataatgagctcaaagtgaccaagtgtctggtcacgggatcatgcattacggtacgagtaaagtgacttcccggtaacgagattgaacgaggtattgggataccaatgatcgaatctcgggcaagtaacatatcgattgacaaagggaattgtatacggggttgcttgaatcctcgacatcgtggttcatccgatgagatcaacgtggagtatgtgggagccaacatgagtatccagatcccgctgttggttattgaccggagagtcgtctcggtcatgtctacatatctcccgaacccgtagggtctacacacttaaggttcggtgacgctagggttgtagggatatgtatatgcagtaacccgaatgttgttcggagtcccagatgagatcccggacgtcacgaggagttccgaaatggtccggaggtaaagaattatatataggaagtgttgtttcggccatcgggacaagtttcggggtcaccggtattgtaccgggaccaccggaagggtcccgggggtccaccgggtgggtccacctgccccgggggccacatgggctgtaagggggtgcgccttggcctacatgggccaagggcaccagccccaaggggcccatgcgcctagggtttccaaaggggaagagtcacataagtggaaggcacccctaggtgccttggggggggagggaaacctcccttggccgccgccccctaagagattggatctcctagggccggcgccccccctaggccctcctatatatagtgggagaaggagggctttttcatccatgcctttggttgcctctttctccctctccaactcctcctcctcctccatagcgcttggcgaagccctgacggagtactgcagctccatcaccaccacgccgtcgtgttgctgctagagccatcttcctcaacctctccttcccccttgctggatcaagaagaaggagacgttatgctgaccgtacgtgtgttgaacgcggaggtgtcgtccgttcggtgctaggatctccggtgatttggatcacgtcgtgttcgactacctcatccccgttctttgaacgcttccgctcgcgatctacaaaggtatgtagatgcatccgatcactcgttgctagatgaactcatagatggatcttggtgaaaccgtaggaaattttttgttttctgcaacgttccccaacagtggcatcatgagctaggtctatgcgtagttctt
This window harbors:
- the LOC119354048 gene encoding probable serine/threonine-protein kinase WNK1 translates to MMGARANASANAADCGEYAELDPTGRYGRYNDVLGKGASKTVYRAFDEYQGMEVAWNQVKLYDFLQCPDDLERLYCEIHLLKTLKHKNIMKFYTSWVDVSARHINFITEMFTSGTLRQYRQKHRKVNIWAVKDWCRQILSGLLYLHSHNPPIIHRDLKCDNIFVNGNQGEVKIGDLGLAAILRKSHAVHCVGTPEFMAPEVYAEEYNELVDIYSFGMCVLEMVTFEYPYSECSYPVQIYKRVISGTKPEALYKVKDPMVRQFVEKCLTTASERLTARELLNDPFLRIDGMALCPGDGDYTLLNNYLRQPYLRHAYSNGSVMSNGFSESIDEGAPTEFEDDDTKADGIDLFNGHEDEPLGTVDIAIKGRKSEDGGIFLRLRITDDDGRVRNIYFPFDVEADTALSVATEMIGELDITDHEVTRIAEMIDGELSALVPDWMAGPGIEEAPDAAYCHNCGSNVSSCGSLFDYMSSTSRGCRCAELHGRFEEITFQAADEEESGLHDSGGSSDDGGAQKEQHVKDKEPIRLNGFPKMGRRGLSDRLCFSSFQERSCPTENYESDHQSKGFDIKHEVKMAKYKARKMAHLKRAIHPSLDFDNNTNGASRTKPTLSKLESFHVGKHHNFRVPTCQRSPGTAISPGTASTDQHPGMSNQVCPSPGAQRALCTESSPDCMFTARNYYSGAQLPPNLPRTKSVPLSAIDA